One stretch of Rhizobium rhizoryzae DNA includes these proteins:
- a CDS encoding MFS transporter, with protein sequence MTDTLAADRANDPSVLRDRTAQSLSPMTIVLIEIALAVGGFGIGTGEFAIMGLLPDVAATYGVSIPQAGYVITAYALGVVIGAPIIAALTARVSRRSLLLMLMSIFAIGNILSAVAPDFTTFTALRFVTGLPHGAYFGVAALVAASMAAPHRRARAVGRVMLGLTIATLIGTPIATFLGQMMSWRAAFLLVGGVGLLTVALVWLFQPQDQVQPGASIRRELGALQRPQVWLTLGVAATGFGGMFSIFSYIASTTTETAMMPVAMVSFVLALFGIGMNVGNVIGSRLADISLKGTIGGVMLFNVVVMTVFSLTADVPFMLCLCVFLIGCGFAACPAVQTRLMDVAADAQTLAAASSHSAFNIANALGAWLGGLTIAWGYGYGSTGYVGAALSLVGLAVFAVSVALERKKD encoded by the coding sequence ATGACTGATACCCTTGCCGCAGACCGGGCTAACGATCCGTCAGTTCTGCGCGACCGAACCGCTCAATCCCTCTCTCCCATGACAATCGTGCTCATCGAGATCGCGCTGGCGGTCGGTGGGTTCGGTATCGGAACCGGCGAATTTGCCATCATGGGCCTGCTGCCGGATGTTGCCGCTACCTATGGCGTCAGCATTCCTCAGGCGGGCTATGTCATCACCGCCTATGCGCTGGGCGTGGTGATCGGCGCACCGATCATAGCTGCACTGACAGCTCGGGTTAGTCGCCGCAGCCTTCTGCTGATGCTGATGTCCATCTTTGCGATCGGCAATATTCTGAGCGCCGTTGCGCCGGATTTCACCACCTTTACCGCTCTCCGCTTCGTCACAGGCCTGCCCCACGGTGCCTATTTTGGTGTCGCGGCTCTTGTGGCCGCCTCCATGGCAGCCCCACACAGGCGTGCCCGCGCTGTCGGACGCGTGATGCTAGGCCTGACCATCGCAACGCTGATCGGCACGCCCATCGCTACCTTCCTCGGTCAGATGATGAGTTGGCGCGCCGCATTTCTGCTGGTCGGCGGCGTTGGCCTGCTGACGGTCGCACTCGTCTGGCTGTTCCAGCCGCAGGATCAGGTTCAGCCGGGCGCGAGCATTCGCCGGGAGTTGGGAGCGCTTCAGCGACCGCAGGTCTGGCTGACGCTCGGCGTGGCCGCAACCGGCTTTGGCGGCATGTTCTCCATCTTCAGCTACATCGCCTCAACGACGACCGAGACCGCCATGATGCCCGTCGCCATGGTGTCGTTCGTGCTTGCGCTCTTCGGCATCGGTATGAATGTCGGCAATGTCATCGGTTCCCGTCTGGCTGACATATCGCTCAAGGGGACGATCGGCGGCGTGATGCTGTTCAACGTCGTGGTTATGACGGTGTTCAGCCTGACGGCGGATGTGCCGTTCATGCTGTGCCTTTGCGTGTTTCTCATCGGCTGCGGATTTGCCGCCTGCCCCGCGGTTCAGACGCGCCTGATGGATGTTGCCGCCGACGCGCAAACGCTTGCTGCTGCGTCCAGTCATTCGGCTTTCAACATTGCCAATGCGCTTGGGGCGTGGCTCGGCGGCCTGACGATCGCCTGGGGCTATGGCTACGGCTCCACCGGCTATGTTGGCGCGGCACTCTCGCTGGTGGGCCTTGCGGTCTTTGCCGTGTCTGTCGCACTGGAGCGGAAGAAGGACTGA
- a CDS encoding L,D-transpeptidase: MSISRRGLLIGLPLLLAGCASTSGTQQADYSARPNELHPLKEVPLDKIRPELRRTEVAYATEHKPGTIVVDTPARRLYYVLDNGRAMRYGVGVGRAGLALAGNAYVGRKAEWPTWTPTANMQRREARYKKLAGGMPGGPNNPLGARAMYLYRGGADTHFRIHGTNQPESIGHAMSSGCIRMMNHDVVDLYSRVKVGDKVVVIQEARA; this comes from the coding sequence ATGTCGATCTCGCGCCGCGGACTGCTGATCGGGCTTCCGCTTCTCCTTGCCGGATGCGCTTCTACCTCCGGAACCCAGCAGGCAGATTACTCGGCCCGGCCGAACGAATTGCATCCCCTGAAGGAAGTGCCGCTCGACAAGATCAGGCCGGAACTGCGTCGAACCGAAGTGGCCTATGCGACGGAACACAAGCCGGGCACGATCGTGGTGGATACGCCTGCGCGTCGTCTTTACTATGTGCTGGATAACGGACGCGCCATGCGCTACGGCGTCGGTGTGGGCCGTGCCGGTCTTGCACTGGCCGGAAATGCCTATGTCGGTCGCAAGGCCGAATGGCCGACCTGGACGCCGACCGCCAACATGCAGCGCAGAGAAGCCCGCTACAAGAAGCTTGCCGGTGGAATGCCGGGTGGCCCCAATAATCCACTCGGAGCACGCGCAATGTATCTCTACCGGGGCGGTGCCGATACCCATTTCCGCATCCACGGCACCAACCAGCCAGAGTCGATCGGTCATGCCATGTCGAGTGGCTGCATTCGCATGATGAACCACGATGTCGTGGATCTCTATTCCCGCGTGAAGGTGGGCGACAAGGTTGTCGTCATTCAGGAAGCCCGCGCCTGA
- a CDS encoding ligand-gated ion channel: protein MHNMFLRLFVACLVILLGSFAVSAQEGAERQPLPQGVQRPLQIHLVVRVLDILKIDETTGDAQLVVEVQQRWKDPALQFNAIQFGRDRQDFTGAEAAAKLATIWNPAVEIENRSGDETLQLEALSIRSNGEVTSMRRLEGSFRFARDLSAFPFDQQHVRLAFVSQYYPADDVVFVQDFQDRQLSGLPPQLSASDWSAKNLSFTTAQFYGWSARPFAKLTAEVAIDRKWPRYFLRIFIPFIAVLSVSLFILWQPKGLIGDKTGVTYSALLALAALSFTFEASFPGSMSVTSPIAFMISIGYFYLILALLIDLFMESERFPGRTAYPFLSSEVRRVVRYVMPLMFTIICICVTLRSLA from the coding sequence ATGCACAATATGTTTCTTCGGCTTTTCGTTGCGTGTCTCGTCATCCTGCTCGGATCGTTCGCTGTCTCTGCGCAGGAGGGGGCTGAACGTCAGCCGCTTCCGCAAGGCGTGCAGCGTCCCCTGCAGATCCATCTGGTTGTCCGTGTGCTCGATATTCTCAAGATCGATGAGACCACGGGCGATGCGCAACTGGTCGTCGAAGTGCAGCAGCGCTGGAAAGATCCCGCGCTTCAGTTCAATGCCATCCAGTTCGGTCGTGATCGGCAGGATTTCACCGGCGCGGAAGCCGCAGCGAAGCTCGCCACGATCTGGAACCCCGCTGTCGAGATCGAGAACCGCAGCGGAGATGAAACGCTCCAGCTTGAAGCCCTGTCGATCCGCAGCAACGGGGAAGTGACGTCGATGCGCAGGCTTGAGGGGAGCTTCCGTTTTGCCCGTGACCTGTCGGCCTTTCCCTTCGATCAGCAGCATGTGAGGCTGGCCTTCGTATCCCAGTACTATCCGGCTGATGATGTGGTCTTCGTGCAGGACTTTCAGGATCGGCAGCTCTCCGGATTGCCGCCCCAGCTTTCTGCCTCGGACTGGAGCGCCAAGAACCTCTCCTTCACGACGGCCCAGTTTTATGGTTGGAGTGCAAGGCCCTTTGCGAAGCTGACGGCAGAGGTTGCCATCGATCGCAAATGGCCGCGCTATTTCCTGCGCATTTTCATTCCGTTCATCGCCGTCCTGTCCGTATCGCTGTTCATCCTGTGGCAGCCGAAGGGTTTGATCGGCGACAAAACGGGTGTCACCTATTCAGCACTTCTGGCGCTGGCGGCTTTGAGCTTCACCTTCGAGGCAAGTTTCCCCGGCAGCATGTCGGTGACATCGCCAATCGCCTTCATGATCTCGATCGGATATTTCTATCTGATCCTGGCGCTTCTGATCGATCTCTTCATGGAAAGTGAGCGCTTTCCGGGACGCACGGCCTATCCCTTCCTGTCCAGCGAAGTTCGCCGGGTGGTCCGGTACGTCATGCCGCTGATGTTCACCATCATCTGCATCTGCGTTACGCTGCGGTCGCTTGCCTGA
- a CDS encoding cache domain-containing protein, whose translation MSLDRFLAFVSALCVGLVLLLGGWLMIADQQALLTDARQREIDQTSVVFSTTMDQAAILSATHSELLAADPSIRTHLAAGSRNELQAYAKPMFERLARLAGVSVVHFHDAAMKSFLRVWEPQNFGQDLSTFRPMVVAANHDRQTQKGLELGVRGLSLRAVSPVFDTSGSNFIGTVEVGVDLQALADLAKAASGSDFALVLDRRYLKDVGNAVVSANGLVLDAATDKGLFESILGAGKVQLSRSELLFFHRLGDRDLTIQGRPLIDYSGNMIGTILTVSDFGSLESYYNRSLVTIGSVFLAGLLIVTAIFMSTVRAAVIRPLKDLAVRVKASPEEAAKSQATSGLKEFRDLQKAVSDAVSTRQDRAGEP comes from the coding sequence ATGTCGCTCGATCGTTTTCTCGCCTTCGTATCTGCTCTCTGTGTCGGTCTTGTGCTGCTTCTTGGCGGTTGGTTGATGATTGCCGACCAGCAGGCACTGCTCACCGATGCCCGCCAACGTGAAATCGATCAGACCTCGGTGGTTTTTTCGACCACGATGGATCAGGCCGCCATTCTTTCCGCAACACATTCCGAGCTTCTGGCCGCTGATCCTTCCATTCGTACCCATCTGGCGGCAGGTTCTCGCAACGAGCTTCAGGCCTATGCCAAGCCGATGTTCGAGCGGCTGGCACGCCTGGCGGGCGTTAGCGTGGTGCATTTCCATGATGCAGCCATGAAGTCCTTTCTGCGCGTCTGGGAACCGCAGAATTTCGGGCAGGATCTTTCCACCTTCCGTCCGATGGTGGTGGCTGCCAATCACGACCGGCAGACGCAGAAGGGGCTGGAGCTTGGCGTGCGGGGCTTGAGCCTTCGCGCGGTATCCCCGGTTTTCGACACGAGCGGAAGCAACTTCATCGGAACCGTTGAGGTCGGCGTCGATCTGCAGGCGCTTGCCGATCTTGCCAAGGCTGCCAGCGGCAGTGATTTTGCTCTCGTGCTTGATCGTCGCTACCTGAAAGACGTGGGCAATGCCGTCGTGTCCGCCAATGGTCTTGTTCTTGATGCCGCCACCGACAAGGGTCTGTTCGAAAGCATTCTCGGCGCTGGCAAGGTCCAGCTCTCCCGTAGCGAGCTTCTTTTCTTCCATCGACTGGGGGACCGGGATCTGACCATTCAGGGTCGCCCGCTGATCGACTATAGCGGTAACATGATCGGAACGATCCTGACTGTCAGTGATTTTGGATCGCTGGAAAGCTATTACAACCGTTCACTGGTCACGATCGGGTCAGTATTTCTGGCCGGCCTCCTGATCGTGACCGCGATCTTCATGAGCACGGTGCGCGCAGCCGTGATCAGACCCCTGAAGGATCTGGCGGTCCGGGTGAAGGCGTCGCCTGAAGAAGCCGCCAAATCGCAGGCGACCAGTGGACTGAAGGAGTTCCGCGATCTGCAAAAAGCCGTCTCCGATGCTGTGTCCACGAGGCAGGATCGGGCCGGGGAGCCTTGA
- a CDS encoding pentapeptide repeat-containing protein, translated as MNAPVKRKPKSFWSRAWSRIRQSKMKIFIPIIVIAGGLVLLFPNKHNGFGGGRCRADAGPEVNWADCKKRMLMLKDSNFEKAKMAEADLSNSDFSRSKLVGADLTKAAIIRTSFVKADLSSASLLKVEGYRSDFGSVVATQTKFTMAEMQRANFTDATLVGADFTKAELGRAVFKGAELGDTHFAMANLARASFKSASMKGPVDFANAFLFLTRFEGVDLSQATGLKQDQIALSCGNSKTKLPQGLTVPVEWPCEED; from the coding sequence ATGAACGCACCCGTCAAGCGGAAACCGAAGTCCTTCTGGTCTAGAGCCTGGAGCCGTATCCGCCAAAGCAAGATGAAGATCTTCATCCCGATCATCGTGATTGCGGGTGGCTTGGTATTGCTGTTCCCCAACAAGCATAACGGATTTGGCGGCGGCCGCTGCCGCGCGGATGCAGGCCCGGAAGTCAACTGGGCTGACTGCAAGAAGCGAATGCTGATGCTGAAGGACAGCAATTTTGAAAAGGCGAAGATGGCGGAGGCGGATCTCAGCAATTCCGATTTCAGCCGCAGCAAGCTGGTTGGTGCCGATCTCACCAAGGCAGCCATCATTCGCACATCCTTCGTCAAGGCAGATCTCAGCAGTGCCTCGCTTCTGAAGGTGGAAGGCTATCGCAGCGACTTCGGAAGCGTCGTGGCGACGCAGACCAAATTCACGATGGCTGAAATGCAGCGCGCCAATTTCACGGATGCAACGCTTGTGGGAGCGGATTTCACCAAGGCAGAACTTGGACGGGCAGTGTTCAAGGGTGCGGAATTGGGAGACACGCATTTTGCCATGGCTAACCTTGCGAGAGCGTCGTTCAAGAGCGCCTCCATGAAGGGGCCGGTCGATTTCGCTAATGCCTTCCTGTTTCTCACGCGTTTCGAGGGCGTAGACCTCAGTCAGGCGACGGGTCTCAAGCAGGATCAGATTGCCTTGTCTTGCGGAAACAGCAAGACCAAGCTTCCTCAAGGGTTGACCGTTCCTGTCGAATGGCCCTGCGAAGAAGACTGA
- a CDS encoding electron transfer flavoprotein-ubiquinone oxidoreductase gives MSDMELPERESMEFDVVIVGAGPAGLSAAIRLKQLNPELSVVVLEKGAEVGAHILSGAVVDPIGIDRLLPDWRDDASHPFKTPVTDDQFLFLGPAGSVRLPNAFMPPLMNNHGNYIVSLGLVCRWLAEKAEALGIDIYPGFAATEVLYNEQGAVIGVATGDMGIEKNGEPGPNFTRGMALLGKYVLIGEGVRGSLAKQLISKFKLDEGREPQKYGIGFKELWEVKPEHHKAGLVQHSFGWPLDMKTGGGSFLYHLHDNLVAVGFVVHLNYKNPYLFPFEEFQRFKTHPAIRDTFEGAKRISYGARAITEGGYQSVPKLSFPGGALIGCSAGFVNVPRIKGSHNAVLSGMLAAEKIAEAIAAGRANDEPVEIENEWRSTAIGKDLKRVRNVKPLWSKFGTALGVALGGIDMWINQIFGTSPFTMKHGKTDAASLEPAAQHKKIEYPRPDGVLTFDRLSSVFLSNTNHEEDQPVHLKVKDMDLQKRSELGVYGGPSARYCPAGVYEWVEKDGEQVYVINAQNCVHCKTCDIKDPNQNINWVPPQGGEGPVYPSM, from the coding sequence ATGAGCGATATGGAGCTTCCTGAGCGCGAAAGCATGGAATTCGACGTGGTCATCGTCGGGGCAGGGCCCGCAGGCCTGTCGGCGGCAATCCGGTTGAAGCAGCTGAACCCGGAACTTTCGGTCGTCGTGCTGGAAAAGGGCGCGGAAGTCGGCGCACATATTCTCTCCGGCGCTGTCGTCGATCCAATCGGCATTGATCGACTTCTGCCGGACTGGCGCGACGATGCCAGCCATCCGTTCAAGACCCCGGTGACCGACGACCAGTTCCTTTTCCTCGGTCCGGCAGGCTCCGTCCGGCTACCGAACGCCTTCATGCCGCCGCTGATGAACAATCACGGCAATTACATCGTATCCCTTGGTCTCGTCTGTCGCTGGCTCGCCGAGAAGGCGGAGGCGCTTGGCATCGATATCTATCCGGGTTTTGCCGCCACTGAAGTGCTCTACAATGAGCAGGGCGCGGTGATCGGCGTCGCAACCGGTGACATGGGCATCGAGAAGAATGGCGAACCCGGCCCGAACTTCACCCGCGGCATGGCGCTTCTTGGCAAATATGTGCTGATCGGCGAAGGCGTGCGGGGCTCGCTCGCCAAGCAACTGATTTCGAAGTTCAAGCTCGATGAAGGTCGTGAGCCGCAGAAATACGGCATCGGCTTCAAGGAGCTGTGGGAGGTCAAGCCGGAACACCACAAGGCCGGTCTGGTTCAGCACTCCTTTGGCTGGCCGCTCGACATGAAGACCGGTGGCGGCTCCTTCCTCTATCACCTGCATGACAATCTCGTGGCTGTCGGCTTCGTCGTGCACCTCAACTACAAGAACCCCTACCTTTTCCCGTTCGAGGAGTTTCAGCGGTTCAAGACGCATCCGGCCATTCGCGACACCTTCGAAGGTGCCAAGCGCATTTCCTATGGTGCCCGCGCGATCACAGAAGGCGGTTACCAGTCGGTGCCGAAGCTTTCCTTCCCCGGCGGTGCGCTGATCGGCTGCTCGGCCGGTTTCGTCAACGTTCCGCGCATCAAGGGCAGCCACAACGCCGTTCTTTCCGGCATGCTGGCGGCGGAAAAGATTGCGGAAGCCATTGCTGCAGGCCGCGCCAACGACGAGCCTGTCGAGATCGAGAACGAATGGCGTTCGACCGCCATCGGCAAGGATCTGAAGCGGGTGCGCAACGTGAAGCCGCTTTGGTCGAAGTTCGGCACAGCACTTGGCGTCGCGCTCGGCGGCATCGACATGTGGATTAACCAGATCTTCGGCACGTCACCCTTCACCATGAAACATGGCAAGACCGACGCCGCATCGCTGGAGCCCGCAGCCCAGCACAAGAAGATTGAATACCCGCGGCCAGATGGCGTTTTGACGTTCGATCGCCTGTCATCGGTCTTCCTGTCCAACACCAACCATGAAGAGGACCAGCCGGTTCATCTGAAGGTGAAGGACATGGACCTGCAGAAGCGTTCCGAGCTAGGCGTGTATGGCGGACCGTCCGCACGCTACTGTCCTGCAGGCGTCTATGAATGGGTGGAGAAGGATGGTGAACAGGTCTACGTGATCAACGCGCAGAACTGCGTTCACTGCAAGACCTGCGATATCAAGGACCCGAACCAGAACATCAACTGGGTGCCGCCGCAGGGCGGCGAGGGGCCAGTCTATCCCAGCATGTAG
- a CDS encoding GXWXG domain-containing protein yields MSSPLKFETQEEALVFFDSLDPITPSELIGLWKGSSLPTGHPLDGALESLGWYGKRFHADRRADALLFSVGSRRLVPLDPKHLPLRLVLRFSGLVRRQWFRNLFAYAMKGMWARGPVAAVKSAEFRAASSAAMIYDDQPIIDHFRRIDADRVMGLMVVEGQSDHYIFLLERAEEIAVPQIRPRIS; encoded by the coding sequence ATGTCATCCCCGCTGAAATTCGAAACACAGGAAGAAGCCCTGGTCTTCTTCGATTCCCTGGACCCGATCACGCCGTCCGAACTCATCGGTCTGTGGAAGGGGTCTAGCCTGCCGACCGGTCATCCGCTGGACGGGGCGCTGGAAAGCCTTGGCTGGTATGGAAAGCGCTTCCATGCCGACCGCAGGGCAGATGCGCTTCTGTTCAGTGTCGGTAGCCGAAGGCTTGTGCCGCTGGACCCGAAGCATCTTCCGCTGCGTCTGGTGCTCCGGTTTAGCGGTTTGGTGCGTCGGCAGTGGTTCCGAAACCTGTTTGCCTATGCCATGAAGGGAATGTGGGCGCGCGGGCCGGTTGCTGCCGTCAAATCCGCCGAATTCCGTGCCGCATCAAGTGCAGCCATGATCTATGACGATCAGCCGATCATTGATCATTTCCGCCGGATTGATGCGGATCGCGTCATGGGTCTGATGGTGGTTGAAGGGCAGAGCGACCACTACATCTTTCTGCTCGAAAGGGCGGAAGAGATCGCAGTGCCGCAAATCCGGCCGCGCATTTCGTAG
- a CDS encoding SDR family oxidoreductase: MDFGITGKRALVLASSRGLGLGIATALAQEGANVLLCGRSGEKLAENCARINALGKGKADWVWSDLAEDDAVTALVKAVEEKFGGVDILVNNTGGPTPGTTEDMTPEKLDSFFQTMVLRVITLTNAVLPNMKAQGWGRILTVASSGVIEPIPNLALSNTLRGALVGWNKTLATEVAAHGITANMILPGRIHTDRIDELDGANAKRQGKSLEEVRTASIASIPAKRLGTVEEFGAVGAFLCSGPAAYVTGSTIRVDGGAAKSI; this comes from the coding sequence ATGGATTTCGGCATTACCGGCAAACGCGCACTGGTGTTGGCCTCATCACGAGGCCTTGGACTTGGCATCGCCACGGCGCTGGCTCAGGAGGGTGCAAATGTTCTCCTGTGTGGTCGCAGTGGAGAAAAGCTGGCGGAGAACTGCGCACGAATCAACGCTCTGGGCAAAGGCAAGGCCGATTGGGTCTGGTCCGATCTTGCCGAAGACGATGCGGTCACGGCACTGGTCAAGGCTGTTGAGGAGAAGTTCGGCGGCGTCGATATCCTGGTCAACAATACTGGCGGCCCGACACCTGGAACGACCGAAGACATGACACCGGAAAAGCTGGACAGCTTTTTCCAGACCATGGTCCTGCGCGTCATTACGCTGACGAATGCTGTGTTGCCCAACATGAAGGCGCAAGGCTGGGGTCGCATCCTGACCGTTGCCTCATCCGGCGTCATCGAGCCCATTCCAAATCTTGCGCTATCGAACACGCTGCGCGGGGCGCTCGTCGGCTGGAACAAGACGCTGGCAACGGAAGTGGCGGCGCACGGAATTACGGCGAACATGATCCTGCCGGGTCGTATTCATACGGACCGTATCGACGAATTGGATGGTGCCAACGCCAAGCGCCAGGGCAAGTCGCTGGAAGAGGTTCGTACTGCCTCGATCGCCTCGATCCCGGCAAAGCGTCTCGGAACCGTCGAGGAATTCGGCGCGGTTGGCGCCTTCCTGTGCTCAGGCCCAGCCGCCTATGTGACAGGCAGCACCATTCGCGTTGATGGCGGCGCTGCAAAGTCAATCTGA
- a CDS encoding efflux RND transporter periplasmic adaptor subunit, translating to MKKILSSVAILAILAAGAVYYRDQLPEQIRPPTWHQLALAAGLKSDTPEPATADASRKQGGQKPGSGETAQANGEGRGQGQGQGQGQGQGQNRRGGGPSAVKTIAVTSGTLPMDVVATGFAEAADTTTIAALQSGPVVEILAKDGQEVKKGDVIARQDDRTARALVAKDQANLASDQAALAQADAAFARTQNLLKQNVQSEQSYEQAKATRDSAAAKVEADKATLSSDQIALGNLELKAPYDGRLGNIAISPGAYLSAGASVVTITRYDPIYVNFRMAQRYLPQLHAGLKSGVKVDADQSATGGVADQGVLSFFDNNVDQASGTVLAKAEFKNDSALLWPGESLNVTVHFVTDTKSLIVPTVAVRQGADGPFVYTVDDKAKVHATKIVLARTNGDQAAIASGLTEGQHIVVEGQVQLADGQTIVEQFSGSQTAAKPARTEQAALIEGAKP from the coding sequence ATGAAAAAAATTCTCTCGAGCGTTGCAATCCTTGCGATCCTGGCTGCGGGTGCAGTCTATTACAGGGATCAACTCCCCGAGCAGATCAGGCCACCGACCTGGCATCAACTGGCGCTGGCAGCCGGGCTGAAATCGGATACGCCTGAACCGGCAACGGCCGATGCCAGCCGCAAGCAAGGTGGCCAGAAGCCGGGTTCTGGCGAGACTGCCCAGGCAAATGGCGAAGGTCGTGGCCAGGGCCAAGGTCAGGGTCAGGGTCAGGGTCAGGGTCAGAACCGAAGAGGCGGCGGCCCCTCCGCCGTCAAGACGATTGCCGTGACTTCCGGCACCCTACCCATGGATGTGGTGGCGACGGGCTTTGCGGAAGCGGCCGATACCACCACGATTGCAGCACTCCAGTCCGGTCCCGTGGTCGAGATTTTGGCGAAGGATGGGCAGGAGGTCAAAAAAGGCGACGTCATTGCCAGACAGGACGATCGCACGGCACGGGCGCTGGTCGCAAAGGATCAGGCAAACCTTGCCAGCGATCAGGCGGCCCTGGCGCAGGCCGATGCCGCATTTGCCAGAACGCAGAACCTGCTGAAGCAGAATGTGCAATCAGAACAGAGTTACGAGCAGGCCAAGGCGACGCGTGATTCCGCCGCTGCCAAAGTGGAAGCCGACAAGGCGACCCTCTCTTCGGATCAGATCGCGCTGGGCAATCTCGAACTGAAGGCGCCTTACGACGGACGTCTGGGCAATATCGCCATCAGCCCCGGCGCCTATCTCAGCGCGGGTGCAAGCGTCGTGACCATCACCCGTTATGATCCGATCTATGTGAATTTCCGCATGGCCCAGCGCTATCTGCCGCAGCTTCATGCCGGATTGAAATCAGGTGTGAAGGTGGATGCAGACCAGTCAGCAACCGGCGGCGTTGCCGATCAGGGGGTGCTTTCCTTCTTCGACAACAATGTCGATCAGGCCTCCGGAACCGTTCTCGCCAAGGCAGAATTCAAGAACGACAGCGCGCTTCTGTGGCCCGGCGAAAGCCTGAACGTGACAGTGCACTTCGTGACCGACACCAAGAGCCTGATCGTGCCGACGGTGGCTGTGCGGCAGGGTGCCGATGGGCCGTTCGTCTATACGGTGGACGACAAGGCGAAGGTCCACGCGACGAAGATCGTACTTGCGCGCACGAATGGCGATCAGGCCGCGATTGCGTCCGGCCTCACCGAGGGTCAGCATATCGTCGTCGAGGGACAGGTGCAGCTGGCCGATGGCCAGACGATCGTCGAGCAGTTCTCTGGCAGCCAGACGGCGGCAAAGCCCGCCCGGACGGAACAGGCGGCGCTGATCGAGGGAGCCAAGCCATGA